One Spea bombifrons isolate aSpeBom1 chromosome 1, aSpeBom1.2.pri, whole genome shotgun sequence DNA window includes the following coding sequences:
- the YJU2 gene encoding splicing factor YJU2, with product MSERKVLNKYYPPDFDPSKIPKLKLPKDRQYVVRLMAPFNMRCKTCGEYIYKGKKFNARKETVQNELYLGLPIFRFYIKCTRCLAEITFKTDPENTDYAMEHGATRNFQAEKLIEEEEKRFVKEREEEELNNPMKVLENRTKDSKMEMEVLENLQELKELNQRQANVDFESMLEQYRETEEEIKKREEEEDEREMREMMAQANKRRFIQDSDSDEEQHPVKAKPTEKTNVTDILIKQSTGTCENKRTKLNSRKLISDLVVRKRECSLPSRQQNTASATDALQADGSLRNINPSNGTTVSQSSSDATNTGNPSDKFPCNPSKSGTSSLALLGLYSDSDGSD from the exons ATGTCGGAGAGAAAagtattaaat aaatacTACCCCCCGGATTTCGATCCATCTAAAATCCCAAAGTTGAAACTCCCAAAGGATCGTCAGTATGTGGTGCGTCTGATGGCTCCGTTTAacatgag GTGCAAAACATGTGGTGAATATATTTACAAAGGGAAGAAGTTCAATGCCAGGAAGGAAACTGTGCAAAATGAGCTGTATTTGGGACTCCCTATCTTCCGATTTTATATCAAGTGTACACGCTGCTTAGCTGAAATTACCTTTAAG ACAGACCCTGAGAACACAGATTATGCCATGGAGCACGGAGCTACACGCAACTTCCAGGCAGAGAAGCTGATtgaagaagaggagaagagaTTTGTTAAGGAACGTGAGGAAGAAGAGCTCAATAACCCAATGAAG GTTCTTGAGAACCGAACTAAGGATTCtaaaatggaaatggaggtTCTGGAGAACCTACAGGAACTGAAAGAGCTTAATCAGCGTCAGGCAAATGTGGACTTTGAGTCAATGTTGGAACAGTACCGAGAGACTGAAGAAGAAATCAAGaaaagagaggaagaggaagatgaaagagagatgAG GGAGATGATGGCTCaggcaaataaaagaagattTATACAGGATTCTGACTCTGATGAAGAGCAGCACCCAGTAAAGGCTAAACCAACAGAGAAGACAAATGTAACTGATATACTAATA aaacaatccaCTGGGACATGTGAGAACAAGAGAACAAAACTCAATAGCCGAAAGCTGATATCGGACCTTGTAGTGAGAAAACGAGAGTGTTCGTTGCCCAGCAGACAACAAAATACAGCTTCCGCCACAGATGCCCTACAAGCTGATGGTTCTTTACGCAACATAAATCCAAGTAATGGCACGACTGTTTCACAGAGTTCTTCAGATGCTACAAATACTG GAAATCCCAGTGATAAATTCCCATGCAATCCTTCAAAATCAGGAACTTCTTCTCTGGCCCTTTTGGGATTGTACTCAGACAGCGATGGAAGTGATtaa
- the SHD gene encoding SH2 domain-containing adapter protein D, translated as MAKWFKEYLSFWNRRTPPQPPKPDYTESEIVRAYREQKSLDFEDPYEEKHNESVFHESIAVTDRLQGTTMSQRQRLIKVEQTENDRHRHTGQAEDGDMTSEVAVSNEYSDPFEVNNTEISNHKETENKSYMGPYKNLTPVGEKQKAELLLYRCPHEKKNWPTFHDSWQPSDDERPADEYDQPWEWKKENINRAFKVQFEGSSWKNNSHKYKDLQPSSWSLNPPQPHSPCFNPKFKEENESISQDTIHSLFGENQDTKLSLQREAWYHGEISREDAERLLCETDLGSFLLRTENDGVCYLSVRGCESILHVNVACVEDRFQLGDIGPSFPCIQDLIQYYLQSPLFVPGEGQVSLKCPVER; from the exons ATGGCAAAGTGGTTTAAAGAGTACCTCAGTTTTTGGAATAGGAGGACCCCACCACAACCTCCTAAACCAGATTACACTGAAAGTGAAATTGTACGTGCATACAGAGAACAGAAGAGCCTGGATTTTGAAGATCCATATGAGGAAAAACACAATGAGTCTGTATTTCATGAATCCATAGCTGTAACTGATAGGCTTCAAGGGACCACCATGTCTCAAAGACAGCGTCTTATAAAGGTGGAGCAGACAGAAAATGACCGGCACAGGCACACTGGACAGGCAGAGGATGGTGACATGACTAGTGAG GTTGCAGTCAGCAATGAATATTCTGACCCTTTTGAAGTTAATAACACAGAGATTTCAAACCACAAAGAAACGGAAAACAAGAGTTACATGGGACCATACAAGAATTTGACACCGGTTGGAG AAAAACAGAAGGCAGAATTGCTGTTATATCGCTGTCCTCATGAGAAGAAAAACTGGCCAACCTTCCATGACAGCTGGCAGCCTTCTGATGATGAGAGGCCTGCTGATGAATATGACCAGCCCTGGGAGTGGAAGAAGGAGAATATCAACAGAGCTTTTAAAG tGCAGTTTGAAGGGTCAAGTTGGAAAAACAATTCTCACAAATATAAAGATCTACAACCTAGTTCTTGGAGTCTCAACCCCCCACAACCTCACAGCCCATGTTTCAACCCAAAGTTTAAGGAAGAAAATGAGTCCATCTCACAAGATACAATACATTCCTTATTTGGAGAAAACCAGGACACCAAACTATCACTACAAAGAGAAGC ATGGTACCATGGAGAAATAAGCCGAGAAGATGCTGAGAGGTTGCTATGTGAAACTGATTTGGGCAGCTTTTTATTGCGCACTGAAAACGATGGTGTCTGTTACCTCTCTGTGCG GGGTTGTGAAAGCATACTTCATGTCAATGTGGCATGTGTAGAAGATCGTTTTCAGCTTGGTGACATTGGCCCATCCTTTCCATGCATTCAGGATCTGATTCAATATTATCTCCAAAGCCCACTTTTTGTCCCTGGTGAAGGACAAGTGTCTCTCAAGTGTCCAGTGGAAAGGTGA